The proteins below are encoded in one region of Lactuca sativa cultivar Salinas chromosome 3, Lsat_Salinas_v11, whole genome shotgun sequence:
- the LOC111884016 gene encoding 7-ethoxycoumarin O-deethylase → MEFMLIALGLFLTYALTRATLSIFQVGKPKNLPPGPTPLPIIGNLHLLGDQPHQSLAKLAAIHGPIMFLKLGRISVLVISSAAAAKEVLQKQDLAFSSRHIPDALTAHNHSTYSVVWLPVATQWRSLRKFLNTNIFSSSSLDANQHLRSLKVQELVAYCRKASHSGDSVNISRAAFRTSLNLLSNTFFSKDLTDPYEDSGKEFKELVGNMMEEAGKPNLVDFFPVLKKIDPQGIRRRLTLYFGKAFEIFEELIEERLGNRSKQDDVLNECLKFSEENPDQMNPTHIKSLLLDLFAAGTDTTSSSLEWAMTEILCNPYTMTKAKEELEEFIGKGKMVEESDILRLPYLGCILKETLRIHPPVPFLIPRKTQTEVKLNNYIVPKGTQVLVNAWAIGRDSTLWEDSLKFKPERFLTSSLDVRGHDFELVPFGAGRRICPGMPLASRVLPVMLGSLLNNFNWKLDSGSEHIELDMNEKFGITLQKANPLCVFPIPIN, encoded by the exons ATGGAGTTTATGCTTATTGCTCTTGGTTTGTTCTTAACCTACGCTCTTACTCGAGCCACACTCTCAATTTTTCAAGTCGGCAAACCCAAGAATCTACCACCAGGCCCAACCCCGTTGCCGATCATCGGAAACCTCCACTTGCTCGGCGACCAACCACACCAGTCTCTAGCCAAGCTAGCAGCTATACATGGCCCAATCATGTTCTTAAAACTTGGTCGTATCTCGGTCCTAGTCATCTCCTCCGCCGCTGCCGCCAAAGAAGTCCTCCAAAAGCAAGACCTAGCTTTCTCCTCCCGCCATATCCCCGACGCCCTCACCGCCCACAACCATTCCACTTACTCCGTGGTCTGGCTCCCTGTCGCCACCCAGTGGCGGAGTCTCCGCAAGTTTCTGAACACCAACATCTTCTCCAGCAGCTCCCTTGATGCTAACCAGCACTTACGGAGCCTGAAAGTGCAAGAACTGGTTGCATACTGCCGGAAAGCCAGCCACTCCGGAGATTCAGTCAACATCAGTCGAGCTGCTTTCAGAACCTCACTGAATCTCCTATCCAACACATTTTTCTCCAAGGATTTAACAGACCCGTATGAGGATTCTGGTAAAGAGTTTAAGGAGCTGGTTGGAAACATGATGGAGGAGGCCGGGAAGCCAAATCTTGTGGACTTCTTTCCGGTGTTGAAGAAGATCGATCCACAAGGGATCAGGAGGAGATTGACTCTTTATTTTGGGAAGGCTTTTGAGATTTTCGAGGAATTGATTGAAGAGAGGTTGGGGAACAGATCGAAGCAGGATGATGTAttaaatgagtgtttgaaatTCAGTGAAGAGAATCCAGATCAGATGAATCCAACACACATCAAGAGCCTGCTTTTG GATTTGTTTGCCGCTGGCACTGATACAACTTCAAGCTCATTAGAATGGGCAATGACAGAAATACTATGCAATCCATACACCATGACTAAAGCCAAAGAGGAGCTCGAAGAATTTATTGGTAAAGGGAAAATGGTAGAAGAATCTGACATATTAAGGTTGCCTTACTTAGGATGTATCTTGAAAGAAACCCTGCGTATTCATCCACCAGTCCCCTTCTTGATCCCACGCAAAACTCAGACCGAGGTCAAACTTAACAACTACATTGTGCCAAAAGGTACCCAAGTTCTAGTTAACGCATGGGCCATAGGACGGGACTCTACCTTATGGGAGGACTCATTGAAGTTCAAGCCAGAAAGGTTCTTGACCTCAAGTCTTGATGTTCGGGGTCATGATTTTGAACTAGTTCCCTTTGGTGCTGGACGTAGAATTTGTCCTGGTATGCCACTTGCAAGCCGTGTGCTTCCAGTGATGTTAGGATCATTACTCAATAATTTCAATTGGAAGCTTGATAGTGGATCGGAACATATCGAATTAGACATGAatgagaaatttggaatcacCTTGCAAAAGGCAAACCCTCTTTGTGTTTTTCCGATTCCTATAAATTAA